The segment TTACGACGGCGCTGGGGCCGGCCGGGAGATTACTCTGACACGGCGAGGGGACGTATCCCGAAGTGTGGTACAGAAGAGTACCGGCAGTGGTATCACAAAGAGCGTGAGAAACGGAGCTGGCACGACCACGAGAACGATGCCCAGATGGGCTTCGGACATCAGGGGCGTGGCCTGGAAAGGAAACAACCCTTGCCGCACCCGGACGGCAAGAACCCCGGGGACGTGTGGTCTATCCCGGTCAAGCCGTTCCCAGGCCATCATTTCGCCACCATGCCACCCGGGCTGGTGGAGCGCTGTCTCCAGGCCACCACCAGTCCCGCGGTTTGCCCGTGTTGTGGGGCGCCTTGGGAAAGGGTCAGGGAACGCACGGGACATATCAACCGGCGTGAGGCTGCCCATGTTCCCGGCGGCGGGCCCACCAAGACGGACAGCACGGGGTGGGCGCCGCTGACGAGGGGGACGGACAGGTTTCGGCCTACTTGCAGGTGTCCTGACAACGATGGAGCAAAAGCCGCCGTCGTACTCGACCCCTTCGGCGGCGCCGGCACGACGACCATCGTGGCGATGGCCCTGGGCCGGGACAGCGTTTACATCGACCTCAACTCGGCTTACGCGCGCCTGGCCATTCATCGCGCCGGTTTAGGTGGCGGGATGCTTGATTGTCACACCTACGAACTGATTGATGCAGGAGGAGAAGCCGGCCGCGAGGTGACTAGCGGTTAAGTAGGCGCCCGCGTACCGTCTCCCAATGCTCCCGGCCCGCGGC is part of the Thermoanaerobacterales bacterium genome and harbors:
- a CDS encoding site-specific DNA-methyltransferase, encoding MSHHKFFVGDALTVLRQLPAASVDAVVTSPPYWNLRDYGVRGQIGLEKEPEDYVRRLLEVFTEVRRVLKVTGSCWVNLGDTYWGGGQGHDPSERSIYAGRDHLPERPGRAGTRRRDGWKQRKQLLLIPARLAIAMQEAGWILRNDVIWHKPNGMPVSCKDRLSNRHEHLFHFVLRERYYYDLDAIRVPWEGSDLRRRWGRPGDYSDTARGRIPKCGTEEYRQWYHKEREKRSWHDHENDAQMGFGHQGRGLERKQPLPHPDGKNPGDVWSIPVKPFPGHHFATMPPGLVERCLQATTSPAVCPCCGAPWERVRERTGHINRREAAHVPGGGPTKTDSTGWAPLTRGTDRFRPTCRCPDNDGAKAAVVLDPFGGAGTTTIVAMALGRDSVYIDLNSAYARLAIHRAGLGGGMLDCHTYELIDAGGEAGREVTSG